One window from the genome of Coleofasciculus sp. FACHB-T130 encodes:
- a CDS encoding manganese catalase family protein has product MFYHKKQLQYFTPPQNPDPVYAMKIQELIGGTFGEMTVMMQYLFQGWNCRGPAKYRDMLLDIGTEEIGHVEMLATMIAHLLDKAPLKVQEEGAADRLVGAVMGGSNVRNEIMAAAMNPQHAIVSGLGATPSDSVGYPWNGRFIVASGNLLADFRSNLHAESQGRLQAVRMYEMSDDPGVKDTLSFMIARDTMHQNQWLAAIEDIVDSGLDDTPVPSSFPLELEKREYAYQFWNHSDGTESAEGRWAKGKSMDGKGEFEYVENPQPLGPEPTPPPAEPKLHGTPGFEKARHT; this is encoded by the coding sequence ATGTTTTACCATAAAAAGCAACTTCAGTATTTCACTCCGCCACAAAACCCCGATCCGGTCTACGCCATGAAGATTCAGGAACTCATCGGCGGTACCTTTGGCGAGATGACTGTGATGATGCAGTACCTATTTCAGGGATGGAACTGTCGAGGGCCTGCTAAGTACCGCGATATGCTACTGGACATTGGTACCGAAGAAATCGGTCACGTTGAGATGCTTGCCACGATGATCGCCCATCTGCTGGACAAAGCGCCTCTAAAAGTCCAAGAGGAAGGTGCCGCAGATCGGCTAGTCGGCGCGGTTATGGGCGGTTCTAACGTGCGGAATGAGATTATGGCAGCAGCGATGAACCCGCAGCACGCCATTGTCTCCGGGTTGGGTGCGACGCCCTCTGACAGCGTTGGCTACCCTTGGAACGGTCGCTTTATCGTCGCCAGCGGTAATTTGTTAGCAGATTTCCGCTCTAATCTCCACGCCGAGTCGCAAGGTCGCTTGCAGGCGGTGCGAATGTATGAAATGTCAGACGACCCAGGCGTGAAAGATACCTTGAGTTTCATGATCGCCCGCGACACCATGCACCAAAACCAGTGGTTGGCAGCGATTGAGGATATCGTAGACTCCGGGCTGGACGACACTCCGGTTCCGAGTTCCTTCCCGCTGGAATTGGAGAAGCGGGAGTATGCCTATCAGTTCTGGAATCACTCTGACGGTACTGAAAGTGCTGAAGGACGTTGGGCAAAGGGCAAATCAATGGACGGCAAAGGCGAGTTTGAGTATGTAGAGAATCCACAACCGTTAGGGCCAGAACCGACACCTCCGCCGGCTGAACCAAAGTTGCACGGTACCCCAGGTTTTGAAAAGGCACGACACACCTAA
- a CDS encoding cupin domain-containing protein has product MTDTTVMKVDSTNSPKGEMGQKYLASGKTISMRLWENEQPNEPKEPTAREYETVGYVINGRAELHLEGQSILLEPGNSWTVPKGASHTYKILEPFTAVEATSPPAQVHGRDEA; this is encoded by the coding sequence ATGACAGATACAACTGTGATGAAAGTAGATTCTACCAATTCCCCCAAAGGGGAAATGGGTCAAAAGTATCTCGCATCAGGCAAAACCATCTCGATGCGCCTTTGGGAAAACGAGCAACCCAACGAACCAAAGGAACCAACTGCGCGAGAATATGAGACGGTTGGTTATGTCATCAACGGTCGCGCTGAATTGCACCTGGAAGGTCAAAGTATTTTGTTAGAACCCGGTAATTCTTGGACTGTACCAAAAGGTGCATCCCACACCTATAAAATTCTGGAGCCTTTCACGGCAGTTGAGGCAACTTCTCCACCCGCCCAAGTTCACGGGCGCGACGAAGCTTAA